In Aciduliprofundum sp. MAR08-339, a single window of DNA contains:
- a CDS encoding DNA-directed DNA polymerase II small subunit, with translation MDLRKVIVEELLKHEILVEPEVVEYIIENGGVDYLPSFLSKYGNSAFVSLSSISPSRVEIVDEIKTEEQKERSPAEKGPFTRPEAYEHDWDFKILIDPGYTQSSGKVDDFRSLFLDRYKRLSKYVRRNFLMRGATDIANISGGEVRIIGLVDDLRTTSRGSLSFYLEDPTGKVKCIYQGENFLLNDEVIGVVGTYREDGNFVYVKEIVRPGVRKPQKNRRIEDPIGAVIISDVHIGSKMFLRKNWEKFIAWLKSGRDGAETVKYLIIGGDLVDGIGIYPNQEEELEIIDIYKQYEALANYLADLPDYIKVIMIPGNHDLVRNTEPQPPLPHDIQSLFNGNAEFLSNPSVFSLHGYTFLIYHGATINDLVELIPGASYENIAPIMSHILEMRHLGPSYGGKVPIAPLPRDFMAIDLVPDVFITGHVHAFTYSNYKGVHMINASCWQAQTKYQKMMNFNPVPGKATLINFHTDEVKILSF, from the coding sequence ATGGATTTAAGGAAGGTTATTGTTGAGGAACTGCTCAAACATGAGATTCTTGTTGAGCCGGAAGTTGTTGAGTACATAATAGAGAATGGTGGAGTTGATTATCTACCCTCATTCCTATCAAAATACGGCAATTCTGCCTTTGTGAGCCTTTCCTCCATATCTCCCTCAAGAGTGGAAATTGTAGATGAGATAAAAACAGAGGAGCAAAAAGAGAGAAGCCCTGCAGAAAAGGGTCCTTTCACGAGGCCCGAAGCCTACGAGCATGACTGGGATTTTAAAATTTTAATAGATCCCGGATACACTCAGAGTTCGGGAAAGGTGGACGATTTCCGCAGCCTGTTCCTGGATAGGTACAAGAGGTTATCCAAATATGTCCGAAGAAATTTTCTTATGCGTGGGGCTACGGACATAGCAAATATAAGTGGGGGTGAGGTAAGAATAATAGGGCTCGTTGACGATTTGAGAACAACATCAAGGGGCTCTCTGAGTTTTTACCTTGAAGATCCCACCGGAAAGGTGAAATGCATATACCAGGGGGAGAATTTTCTACTAAACGATGAAGTTATTGGCGTGGTGGGAACCTACCGTGAGGATGGAAATTTCGTGTATGTAAAGGAAATAGTCAGGCCAGGAGTTAGAAAACCCCAGAAGAACAGAAGAATTGAGGACCCCATAGGGGCTGTCATAATATCAGACGTACACATAGGGAGCAAAATGTTTCTGCGCAAGAACTGGGAAAAATTCATCGCCTGGCTGAAAAGCGGAAGAGATGGGGCGGAGACTGTAAAATACCTAATAATAGGGGGAGACCTGGTGGACGGAATAGGCATATATCCGAATCAGGAGGAGGAACTTGAAATAATTGATATCTACAAGCAATATGAGGCCCTCGCAAATTACCTTGCAGATTTGCCTGATTACATCAAGGTCATTATGATCCCTGGAAACCATGATCTTGTAAGAAACACCGAGCCGCAGCCACCGCTTCCACACGATATCCAGTCTCTTTTCAATGGAAATGCCGAGTTTCTAAGCAACCCATCTGTCTTCTCACTCCATGGATACACTTTTCTGATTTATCACGGGGCAACCATAAATGACCTTGTGGAACTCATACCGGGAGCCAGTTATGAAAATATTGCACCAATAATGAGCCATATATTGGAGATGCGGCACCTTGGCCCAAGTTACGGAGGCAAAGTACCTATTGCCCCACTTCCAAGGGATTTCATGGCAATAGACCTTGTACCCGATGTTTTCATAACTGGGCATGTGCATGCCTTCACGTACAGCAATTACAAGGGAGTGCATATGATAAACGCATCCTGCTGGCAGGCACAGACAAAGTACCAGAAGATGATGAACTTCAACCCCGTGCCGGGAAAGGCCACCCTGATCAATTTCCACACAGATGAGGTCAAAATACTATCCTTTTGA
- a CDS encoding transcription initiation factor IIB has protein sequence MGDMMARRPKEEYIKQCPECGSTHLIWDYERGELVCGDCGAVIEDSFIDQGPEWRAFDAEQDEKRARTGAPLTFLSHDKGLATEISWSNKDSYGKRIPHKNRAQIYRVRKWHQRIRVSNAAERNLSVALQELNNVSSKMGLPKDVRETAAIIYRKAVEKNLIRGRSIESIVAASIYAACRKVGMPRTLDEVAKASELNKKKIGRAYRHLTKELNLNLKPTTANSYITQFCSKLRLDKNVVNKAEEIVQKATDVGITSGKGPTGVAAAAIYIAANMLNEPRTQKEIAEVAGVTEVTIRNRYKEISTALHMEISK, from the coding sequence ATGGGTGATATGATGGCAAGGAGACCTAAGGAGGAATATATAAAACAATGTCCAGAGTGCGGTTCCACCCATTTGATATGGGATTATGAGCGTGGTGAACTTGTTTGTGGTGACTGTGGGGCTGTTATTGAGGATTCCTTTATTGACCAGGGCCCTGAATGGAGGGCTTTTGATGCAGAGCAGGATGAGAAAAGAGCCAGAACGGGTGCTCCACTTACATTTTTATCCCATGACAAGGGTTTGGCCACGGAGATATCTTGGAGCAACAAGGATTCTTATGGAAAGCGCATACCTCACAAAAACAGGGCCCAAATTTACAGGGTTCGAAAGTGGCACCAGAGAATACGCGTGAGCAATGCAGCCGAGAGGAATCTATCTGTGGCATTGCAGGAATTGAATAATGTATCAAGCAAAATGGGCCTCCCCAAGGACGTGCGCGAGACGGCAGCCATAATATACCGCAAGGCCGTTGAAAAGAATCTCATTAGGGGAAGGAGTATAGAGAGTATAGTGGCAGCTAGTATATATGCGGCCTGTCGGAAGGTGGGTATGCCTCGCACCCTTGATGAGGTGGCCAAGGCCAGCGAGCTCAACAAAAAGAAAATTGGCAGAGCGTACAGGCACCTCACTAAGGAGTTGAATTTGAATCTCAAGCCCACAACGGCGAATTCTTACATCACGCAATTCTGCAGTAAATTGCGTTTGGATAAGAACGTAGTAAACAAGGCTGAGGAGATAGTGCAGAAGGCCACGGATGTTGGTATAACTTCAGGAAAGGGACCCACGGGAGTGGCGGCAGCAGCCATCTACATAGCGGCCAATATGCTCAACGAGCCCAGGACACAGAAGGAAATTGCAGAAGTTGCTGGTGTAACTGAAGTGACCATAAGGAATCGCTACAAAGAGATTTCAACTGCCTTACATATGGAAATTTCAAAGTGA
- a CDS encoding SLC13 family permease produces the protein MQIVALLIFIFSYILIFSGKVDRTVAALFGVFLMLTAGYTLHFMNFEKALEYVDWGVILLLFGMMTYVGQLANTGFFKYVGIKAIQLSRGKVWLVFLYLTLITTFVSMVIDNVTTILLMIPLTVEVAELLEINPVPIILGEAIFSNVGGVATMIGDPPNILIASASKYSFNAFFVHLFPPILCALLLSLIISRYLYAKWINTKAQHIEALMKLDSESYIKDPRTMKYLLILLGFMILFFGLQDYILVSPALVAMVGGTMSLLITMEDPKKAFESVEWPTLIFFISLFMLVGGLSETGLLSEMADALSSISSNHLIASIIILWVSGLTSSVVDNIPITAALIPVVGNMAETYHTGLLWWALAMGVGLGGNITPIGSSAGVVSVSLSKRYGHPVSDREWFRFGTVVGLVTMLVGTLFLFILQYMG, from the coding sequence GTGCAGATTGTTGCACTGTTGATTTTCATATTTAGTTACATTTTAATATTCAGCGGTAAGGTTGACAGGACAGTTGCCGCACTTTTTGGAGTGTTCCTGATGCTAACGGCAGGATACACACTCCATTTTATGAATTTTGAGAAGGCTCTTGAATATGTGGACTGGGGGGTGATCCTCCTCCTGTTTGGAATGATGACCTATGTGGGGCAACTGGCCAATACTGGATTCTTCAAGTACGTTGGGATAAAAGCCATACAGCTATCCCGTGGTAAGGTATGGCTTGTTTTTCTCTATTTAACCCTCATAACCACCTTTGTTTCAATGGTGATAGATAATGTGACCACAATTCTTCTTATGATTCCTCTCACAGTTGAGGTCGCCGAATTGCTCGAAATCAACCCCGTTCCAATAATACTTGGAGAGGCCATATTCTCAAATGTTGGGGGTGTGGCCACGATGATAGGAGATCCTCCGAACATCTTAATAGCCTCCGCGTCCAAATACTCCTTCAACGCTTTTTTTGTACATCTCTTTCCCCCTATCCTGTGTGCTCTCCTTCTGTCCCTTATAATTTCCCGATATCTTTACGCTAAATGGATAAACACGAAGGCTCAACACATAGAAGCCCTTATGAAACTCGATTCTGAAAGCTACATTAAGGATCCGAGAACAATGAAATATCTTCTCATACTTCTGGGCTTCATGATCCTATTTTTTGGTCTTCAGGATTACATACTGGTATCTCCAGCCTTGGTTGCCATGGTTGGTGGCACCATGTCCCTTCTAATCACCATGGAAGATCCTAAGAAGGCCTTTGAATCTGTTGAATGGCCAACACTCATATTTTTCATATCTCTATTTATGCTTGTGGGTGGGTTGAGTGAAACCGGGTTACTTTCAGAAATGGCCGATGCTCTATCTTCCATCTCCAGCAATCACCTCATTGCATCCATAATCATTCTTTGGGTTTCCGGATTGACATCCTCTGTGGTGGATAACATTCCAATCACAGCAGCTCTTATACCCGTGGTTGGAAATATGGCGGAGACGTACCATACAGGGCTTCTGTGGTGGGCCCTTGCTATGGGGGTCGGGCTGGGTGGAAACATAACGCCCATAGGCTCATCTGCGGGTGTGGTTTCCGTATCGCTGTCGAAGAGGTACGGGCATCCCGTTTCCGATAGAGAATGGTTCAGGTTTGGAACTGTTGTGGGTTTGGTGACAATGCTTGTGGGGACTTTATTTTTATTCATTTTGCAATATATGGGTTAG
- a CDS encoding CorA family divalent cation transporter, translating into MRIDIVEERVQQRPKFREDAGKYVLVLRLHGFENEYMPHIVYLSWENGGDRLILKTSRDTLEEIKGYLVKRDSPMDVVWSLIQYEYRTMERLENKVEALQNKSLHEYSSSTLQEILKVKKTLFAIHKDYIRMRNVLEWAVENGNEDASQILRDVNELIDGIEYLVDGATVAIQLMQNTVTMKMNDVMKILTIIATIMMPLTLITGIYGMNFRNMPEIQWEYGYFYSLVLMFLVAIFMLYYFKKRGLL; encoded by the coding sequence ATGAGGATAGACATTGTGGAGGAGCGGGTTCAACAGAGACCAAAGTTCAGGGAAGATGCCGGCAAATATGTTCTTGTTCTGAGACTTCATGGATTTGAAAATGAATACATGCCACATATTGTGTATTTAAGCTGGGAAAATGGTGGAGATCGGTTAATTTTGAAGACCAGTAGGGATACCCTTGAGGAAATAAAAGGTTATCTTGTGAAGAGGGACTCTCCTATGGACGTGGTGTGGAGTCTGATACAGTATGAATACAGGACCATGGAGCGTCTGGAAAACAAGGTTGAAGCGTTGCAGAACAAATCCCTGCATGAGTATTCATCATCCACGCTCCAGGAGATTTTAAAGGTGAAGAAAACCCTTTTTGCCATTCATAAAGATTACATTCGTATGAGAAATGTACTTGAGTGGGCTGTCGAAAATGGAAATGAAGATGCATCACAGATTTTGAGGGACGTGAATGAACTCATAGATGGCATAGAATACCTGGTTGACGGTGCCACTGTGGCCATACAACTTATGCAGAACACTGTGACCATGAAGATGAATGATGTTATGAAGATTCTCACCATAATAGCCACCATAATGATGCCCCTCACCCTGATCACTGGGATTTATGGAATGAATTTCAGAAATATGCCGGAGATCCAATGGGAGTATGGCTATTTTTATTCCCTCGTCTTGATGTTTCTCGTTGCAATTTTCATGCTTTATTATTTTAAAAAGAGGGGATTACTTTGA
- a CDS encoding GMP synthase subunit A: protein MRVYVIDNGGQWTHREWRVLKYMDVDAVIVPNTTSLEELQDADALVLSGGAPSIAYEKQKLGNQGLYLDHLDVPILGICVGAQLIAEHFGGKSSTAKYPEYGKTEIIVDEPDDLFQNIPQSFIAWESHNDEIKELGPYLVGLAHSKNCKYQAIKHRTKPIYGVQFHPEVQHTQYGEEIFKNFLNLIRR from the coding sequence ATGAGGGTATACGTCATTGACAACGGTGGTCAGTGGACCCATAGGGAATGGAGAGTGCTGAAGTATATGGATGTTGATGCGGTAATAGTCCCAAACACAACATCTTTAGAGGAATTGCAGGACGCAGATGCGCTGGTCCTTTCCGGGGGTGCTCCGAGCATAGCCTATGAAAAACAAAAACTTGGAAATCAGGGCCTCTATCTCGATCACCTTGACGTTCCAATTCTTGGAATATGTGTGGGTGCTCAGCTAATAGCGGAACATTTTGGAGGGAAAAGTTCAACAGCTAAGTATCCTGAATACGGTAAGACGGAAATCATAGTGGACGAGCCAGATGATCTGTTTCAGAACATCCCTCAGAGTTTCATTGCATGGGAGAGTCATAACGACGAAATAAAGGAACTGGGTCCATACCTTGTGGGGCTTGCCCATTCAAAGAACTGCAAGTATCAAGCCATAAAGCATAGAACGAAACCCATATACGGGGTGCAGTTTCATCCAGAGGTCCAGCATACCCAGTACGGAGAGGAGATCTTCAAAAATTTCCTAAATCTCATTAGGAGATAA
- a CDS encoding phosphoglycerate kinase — MKDYFTMDDFNFRGKVVLVRVDVNSPMDPATSTILDYSRFEAHRQTLAELKDAKVVILAHQSRPGKMDFTPLKAHAEVFTKILNRRVKFVPDLFGDYAVREIENMKNGDYLLLQNTRFYSEEYCLKRGFEHTHIVKELSSVADYFINDAFAAAHRAQTSLIGFTSKMPMIAGRLMDREIKMLSKFIELKEHPKIAVLGGAKVDDSIKVAKNFLEKDIVDFVLTGGVVASVFLIASGVDVGPGTWDFIKREYENYGELIDLAKNLLDRFPEKIKIPVDVVVNKNGKRKGMPISMLPSEYPIFDIGLDTATEYESIIREAKGTVLNGPMGVFELSEFFVGTVMVMRGVAESKGFKVAGGGHTIAALEKYGLKNYFDHVSTGGGSLISFLSGERMPVIEALKESYSKFKSK; from the coding sequence ATGAAGGATTACTTCACCATGGATGACTTCAACTTCAGGGGCAAGGTTGTTCTCGTGAGGGTTGATGTGAACTCTCCCATGGACCCAGCCACAAGCACAATTCTGGATTATTCAAGGTTTGAGGCACACAGACAGACACTGGCAGAACTCAAGGATGCGAAGGTAGTAATTCTGGCCCATCAGAGCAGGCCTGGAAAAATGGATTTTACCCCCCTGAAGGCACATGCAGAAGTGTTCACAAAAATATTGAACAGAAGGGTAAAATTTGTACCAGATCTGTTCGGAGATTACGCCGTGAGAGAGATTGAAAATATGAAAAACGGAGATTACCTTCTCCTTCAAAACACGAGATTTTACTCTGAAGAGTACTGTCTGAAAAGGGGATTTGAACATACCCACATAGTAAAAGAACTATCATCCGTGGCGGATTATTTCATAAACGATGCGTTTGCAGCTGCCCATAGGGCCCAAACAAGTTTGATCGGCTTTACCTCCAAGATGCCCATGATCGCTGGACGTCTGATGGATAGAGAGATAAAGATGCTGAGCAAATTCATTGAATTGAAAGAGCATCCGAAGATTGCGGTACTTGGAGGCGCAAAAGTGGACGACTCAATAAAGGTTGCAAAGAATTTTCTTGAAAAGGATATAGTGGACTTTGTTCTCACGGGTGGTGTCGTGGCATCCGTGTTCCTCATTGCCAGCGGGGTGGATGTCGGTCCGGGAACATGGGATTTCATAAAGAGAGAGTATGAAAATTACGGAGAATTGATAGATCTGGCAAAGAACCTTCTTGATAGATTTCCGGAAAAGATAAAAATTCCCGTGGATGTTGTTGTGAACAAAAACGGAAAGAGAAAGGGCATGCCCATAAGCATGCTTCCCAGTGAGTACCCCATATTTGACATAGGACTGGACACCGCCACAGAGTACGAGAGCATAATAAGGGAGGCGAAAGGAACAGTGCTCAACGGTCCCATGGGGGTATTCGAATTATCCGAGTTCTTTGTGGGCACAGTCATGGTAATGAGGGGTGTGGCGGAAAGTAAGGGATTCAAGGTTGCTGGGGGAGGACACACCATTGCAGCCCTGGAAAAATACGGACTGAAAAATTACTTTGACCACGTGAGCACTGGGGGCGGCTCACTCATAAGTTTCCTATCCGGGGAAAGGATGCCTGTCATAGAGGCCCTGAAGGAGTCCTACTCAAAATTCAAATCAAAGTAA
- a CDS encoding B12-binding domain-containing radical SAM protein: MRILLISPPTISAIKAIVGTTGPPLGLAYLASMVRYEHDVKIVDSLAEDYSYDDVKRILKNYDPDVVGITATTSMIPDAYIAAKMAKEYNENVKVVMGGPHVTFVPERTIKECPCIDYIVRGEGEITFKELVDALSKERDVSNITGLSLNLNGKIKNNLPRPLIKDVDTIPIPSYDLLPMDKYQADGVRFGTVMTSRGCPFNCAFCSSSLQFGKRWRGHSDTRVIEELRILRDDYGIREIEFLDDTFTLNRPRAIRISRRIVEEGIDISWTASSRVDLFTDEVAESLKRGGCHTVYFGIESGSQRTLDFIGKRITPEQSISAVKKAKKHKLHALGAFIIGFPYETKEDVKKTIKFSKKVGVDYAQFTVATPYPGTKLWNLGLANKWILTFNWRKYTTLDPIMKLKHFTTEQISRMLQWAYISFYLRPVYLLKDIILQKGFIFKRAIPNAIKVARQGLLSGS, translated from the coding sequence ATGAGGATCCTTCTGATCTCACCGCCAACTATCAGTGCAATCAAGGCCATCGTTGGTACCACAGGTCCCCCACTTGGACTGGCGTACTTGGCTTCAATGGTGCGCTATGAGCATGATGTCAAAATAGTTGATTCTCTGGCCGAGGATTACAGCTACGATGATGTGAAAAGGATTTTGAAGAATTATGATCCAGATGTGGTAGGGATAACTGCCACAACTTCCATGATTCCAGATGCCTACATTGCTGCAAAGATGGCGAAGGAGTACAATGAAAATGTTAAGGTTGTTATGGGTGGCCCCCATGTGACCTTTGTGCCTGAAAGAACAATTAAAGAGTGTCCCTGCATAGATTACATTGTGCGTGGTGAGGGAGAGATCACATTCAAAGAACTTGTTGATGCCCTTTCAAAGGAAAGGGATGTCTCCAATATAACTGGGTTGAGTTTGAATTTGAATGGGAAAATAAAAAACAATCTTCCCAGACCGCTGATAAAGGATGTTGATACTATACCAATTCCATCCTATGATCTCCTTCCCATGGACAAATACCAAGCTGATGGTGTGAGATTTGGCACCGTTATGACAAGCAGAGGTTGTCCATTCAACTGTGCATTCTGCTCTTCGTCCTTGCAGTTTGGGAAGAGGTGGCGTGGTCATAGTGATACTAGGGTTATAGAAGAACTAAGAATTTTGAGAGATGATTACGGAATAAGGGAAATAGAGTTTCTGGATGACACTTTCACTCTGAACAGACCTAGGGCCATAAGAATAAGCAGGAGAATAGTTGAAGAGGGTATTGATATATCATGGACAGCTTCCTCTAGAGTTGATTTATTCACAGATGAAGTCGCTGAGTCACTTAAACGTGGGGGCTGCCATACGGTGTATTTCGGTATAGAGTCTGGATCTCAGCGCACGCTTGACTTCATAGGAAAGAGAATAACTCCAGAGCAGTCCATATCAGCTGTTAAAAAAGCCAAGAAACACAAGCTTCATGCCCTGGGTGCCTTCATAATAGGATTTCCCTATGAAACCAAAGAGGATGTGAAAAAAACCATAAAATTCTCAAAAAAGGTCGGTGTGGACTATGCCCAATTCACTGTTGCAACACCATATCCTGGCACAAAGCTGTGGAACCTTGGGCTGGCTAACAAATGGATACTCACCTTCAACTGGCGCAAGTACACAACCCTTGATCCGATCATGAAACTGAAACACTTTACCACAGAACAGATAAGTAGAATGCTTCAGTGGGCTTACATATCCTTTTATCTCAGACCTGTCTATCTGCTTAAGGACATAATTCTGCAAAAAGGCTTCATCTTCAAGAGGGCAATACCGAATGCCATAAAAGTGGCAAGACAGGGATTACTTTCAGGATCTTAG
- a CDS encoding amidohydrolase family protein, with product MKIYGNILWQGRFEKGTLVIKEGYVEDFRRERDYDIRGTVIPTFINMHTHIGDFCAQDEPRGGIAEIVGPGGYKYRVLRSRRKVYWGMRRAMRYMQMEGISHFVDFREGGDKGVELLLKASRGFKIKPIIFARNINPESLGVGLSSISDYDRDFIIKMVRYARKEGKLFAIHVSERVREDIDFVLSLNPSFIVHMLEATDEDLRKVGKRGVPVVITPRSNLFFGKIPNIPRLLKYGITLALGTDNGMFSLPSMFREMEIAYKLSMIYGHVSPEEILKMATENPRKILGMVDNQIGGKARFIVFRRLITPYELVNKSSPADIKRIVF from the coding sequence GTGAAAATTTACGGAAATATTCTTTGGCAGGGAAGGTTTGAGAAGGGAACGCTGGTGATCAAGGAAGGATACGTTGAGGATTTTAGAAGGGAGAGGGATTACGATATTCGTGGCACTGTTATACCAACCTTCATAAACATGCACACTCATATTGGAGATTTCTGCGCCCAGGATGAGCCCCGGGGAGGTATTGCGGAAATTGTTGGCCCTGGGGGATATAAGTACAGGGTTCTGAGGAGCAGAAGGAAGGTGTATTGGGGTATGAGGAGGGCGATGAGATACATGCAGATGGAGGGCATATCCCATTTTGTGGATTTTCGTGAGGGTGGAGATAAGGGTGTTGAACTCCTTTTGAAGGCATCCCGTGGATTTAAAATAAAGCCAATAATATTTGCTAGGAATATCAATCCCGAATCTCTGGGTGTAGGACTTAGCAGCATAAGCGATTATGATAGGGATTTTATAATCAAAATGGTCAGGTATGCAAGAAAAGAGGGTAAATTATTCGCAATACATGTCTCCGAGAGGGTAAGGGAGGACATAGATTTCGTTCTCTCCCTTAATCCAAGTTTCATCGTGCACATGCTTGAGGCCACTGATGAAGATTTGCGGAAGGTAGGAAAAAGGGGAGTGCCTGTTGTTATTACTCCCAGATCAAATCTTTTCTTTGGCAAAATTCCAAATATACCAAGGCTCTTGAAATACGGAATAACCCTTGCATTGGGCACAGATAATGGTATGTTCTCTCTGCCCTCAATGTTCAGGGAAATGGAAATTGCATACAAATTATCTATGATTTACGGCCATGTGTCCCCCGAGGAAATATTGAAGATGGCGACTGAAAATCCCAGGAAGATTCTAGGGATGGTGGATAATCAGATTGGGGGAAAGGCAAGATTCATAGTTTTCAGAAGGTTGATAACTCCCTACGAATTGGTGAACAAATCCTCTCCAGCGGATATCAAAAGGATAGTATTTTGA
- a CDS encoding kinase sugar kinase superfamily: MIRAFSPGSITLFFEIRDEKIDPLRRGSRGVGVCISEGMVTEVSAGDKLEIYLNRKKIKHSIQEDIAKIYGFSGKIESFTELPVSQGFGMSAAAALSTALALERINNGTYMHAAQVAHRIEIERRSGLGDVASQYEGGFTVRTREGIQPYGVVDRIFFPNTPMSIVILDEAIETRRVIGDKDSRRKIKKEGHLAMEKFLRAPSLKNAIKIAREFALNTGLINEEGKNLLQKCENAAIAMIGNSAVIFGECGRDLIEEYPTYIVNLGNRAGILSSPQSPR, encoded by the coding sequence ATGATAAGGGCATTTTCCCCGGGAAGCATCACACTTTTTTTCGAGATTAGGGACGAAAAAATTGATCCCCTCAGGAGAGGTTCAAGAGGTGTGGGTGTATGCATTTCAGAGGGTATGGTCACCGAGGTGAGTGCAGGGGATAAACTGGAAATTTATCTGAACAGGAAGAAAATTAAACACTCAATACAGGAAGATATTGCAAAAATTTATGGATTTTCAGGAAAGATAGAGAGTTTCACTGAATTACCCGTGTCCCAGGGATTCGGTATGAGTGCGGCTGCAGCACTTAGCACAGCGCTGGCCTTGGAGAGAATTAATAACGGAACATATATGCACGCAGCCCAGGTGGCCCACAGAATAGAGATTGAGAGAAGAAGTGGGCTGGGGGATGTGGCATCCCAATACGAGGGAGGTTTCACCGTACGCACAAGGGAGGGTATTCAGCCCTACGGCGTTGTGGATAGAATTTTCTTCCCTAATACTCCTATGAGCATAGTTATCCTTGACGAGGCCATAGAGACCAGAAGGGTGATAGGAGATAAGGACTCAAGAAGAAAAATAAAAAAGGAGGGGCATCTGGCCATGGAGAAATTCTTAAGGGCCCCTTCACTAAAAAATGCCATAAAAATTGCAAGAGAATTTGCCCTGAACACGGGTCTCATAAACGAGGAGGGAAAGAACCTCCTGCAGAAGTGTGAGAATGCTGCCATAGCCATGATCGGTAATTCGGCTGTGATATTTGGAGAGTGCGGGAGAGATTTAATTGAGGAATATCCTACATACATCGTAAACTTGGGGAATAGGGCGGGAATTCTCAGTTCTCCACAATCTCCTCGTTGA
- a CDS encoding universal stress protein: MIKKILIPTDGYGLEDHVIRYVARAFPFADFHVISVVNTYERGVQMTDILYREMKDSARKAIQHAEALLEEEGIHLIHTHILEGLPSREIVKYSKIHDLDIIAMRVYCRKSTASAHRMGSTIRNVLRISTIPVLTLAEECQRYEIKNILLLTDGTGISKRAENYAILLASSYKARLEALYIKEEDEDASKKLDSVMWRAKYLDVNVKRSIESFRDMLMKHFANNDLVVMGIGRRRILHRHIGHMAQIVATHSPIPVIFVSALKKRWFKRA, from the coding sequence ATGATTAAGAAAATTCTCATCCCTACGGATGGTTACGGGCTTGAGGACCACGTGATAAGGTATGTGGCCAGGGCATTTCCATTTGCGGATTTCCATGTGATAAGTGTTGTGAACACCTATGAGAGGGGCGTGCAGATGACAGACATCCTTTACAGGGAGATGAAGGATAGCGCCAGAAAGGCTATCCAGCATGCGGAAGCCCTTCTGGAAGAGGAAGGTATACATCTCATACACACCCATATTCTTGAGGGGCTGCCTTCAAGGGAGATTGTGAAATACTCAAAAATCCATGATTTGGATATAATAGCCATGCGCGTTTACTGCAGAAAATCCACCGCCTCTGCACACAGAATGGGGTCAACAATAAGGAATGTGCTTAGAATAAGCACAATTCCCGTTCTGACTCTCGCGGAAGAATGTCAGAGATACGAGATAAAAAACATCCTTCTTCTCACCGATGGCACGGGCATTTCAAAAAGGGCTGAGAACTACGCAATCCTGCTTGCATCCTCTTACAAGGCAAGGCTTGAAGCCCTCTACATAAAGGAGGAGGATGAAGATGCATCAAAAAAATTGGATAGTGTGATGTGGAGGGCAAAGTATCTTGATGTGAATGTGAAGCGCTCCATTGAGAGTTTCAGGGACATGCTCATGAAGCATTTTGCCAACAACGATCTTGTTGTGATGGGAATAGGTCGCAGACGAATTTTACACAGGCACATCGGGCACATGGCTCAGATTGTGGCCACACACTCCCCAATTCCAGTGATTTTTGTCAGTGCTCTGAAAAAGAGGTGGTTTAAACGGGCATAG